A stretch of Chionomys nivalis chromosome 2, mChiNiv1.1, whole genome shotgun sequence DNA encodes these proteins:
- the Gtf2h5 gene encoding general transcription factor IIH subunit 5, producing MVNVLKGVLIECDPAMKQFLLYLDESNALGKKFIIQDIDDTHVFVIAELVNVLQERVGELMDQNAFSLTQK from the exons ATGGTCAACGTTTTGAAAGGAGTGCTCATAGAATG CGATCCTGCCATGAAGCAGTTCTTGCTGTACTTGGATGAGTCCAATGCCTTGGGGAAGAAGTTCATCATTCAAGACATTGATGACACACATGTCTTTGTCATTGCGGAGCTGGTTAATGTCCTCCAGGAACGAGTCGGGGAGCTGATGGACCAGAATGCCTTTTCTCTTACCCAGAAGTGA